The following coding sequences lie in one Glycine soja cultivar W05 chromosome 16, ASM419377v2, whole genome shotgun sequence genomic window:
- the LOC114389429 gene encoding ribosomal RNA-processing protein 8-like isoform X2, protein MGESKKRKRHRNKHGGKEEQPTLPSPSAKRTKLKEPSSFLEKMRARLSGGHFRMINEKLYTCTGKEALDYFKEEPSLFDVYHAGYKTQMSNWPEQPVNVIIKWLKKQSPSFAVADFGCGEALIAKSVKNEVFSLDLVSNDPNVIACNMANTPLDSSSVEVAVFCLSLMGTNYQSYLKESYRVLKPGGWLLIAEVKSRFDPNTGGADPEKFSNAISKLGFNSVKQDFSNKMFILFYFTKKEKQISKQKEIEWPMLKPCLYKRR, encoded by the exons ATGGGTGagagcaagaaaagaaagagacacAGAAACAAACATGGTGGTAAGGAGGAGCAACCAactcttccttctccttctgCTAAGCGCACAAAGCTGAAGGAACCCTCTTCCTTTCTTGAAAAG ATGCGAGCGAGGTTGTCTGGTGGGCATTTCAGGATGATTAATGAAAAGCTCTACACTTGCAC AGGGAAGGAGGCACTAGATTATTTCAAGGAAGAACCTTCACTATTTGATGTG TATCATGCAGGATACAAAACACAAATGTCAAATTGGCCAGAACAGCCAGTTAATGTAATTATTAAGTGGCTGAAAAAACAGAGCCCTTCTTTTGCTGTTGCTGATTTTGGTTGTG GGGAAGCACTCATTGCTAAAAGTGTGAAGAATGAAGTCTTCTCTCTAGATCTTGTCTCCAATGATCCGAATGTAATTGCTTGCAACATGGCAAAT ACTCCCCTTGACTCCTCATCCGTTGAGGTCGCCGTCTTCTGTCTTTCATTGATGGGAACCAACTACCAAAGTTACCTCAAAGAATCGTACAGAGTGCTCAAGCCAGg TGGCTGGCTTTTGATAGCAGAAGTAAAGAGCAGGTTTGATCCAAATACCGGAGGAGCAGACCctgaaaagttttcaaatgctaTTTCCAAGCTAGGTTTCAACTCTGTGAAACAG GACTTctcaaataaaatgtttattttgttttacttcACAAAAAAG GAAAAGCAAATTTCTAAGCAGAAGGAAATTGAATGGCCAATGCTTAAACCTTGTTTGTACAAGCGTCGAtga
- the LOC114389429 gene encoding ribosomal RNA-processing protein 8-like isoform X1 — translation MGESKKRKRHRNKHGGKEEQPTLPSPSAKRTKLKEPSSFLEKMRARLSGGHFRMINEKLYTCTGKEALDYFKEEPSLFDVYHAGYKTQMSNWPEQPVNVIIKWLKKQSPSFAVADFGCGEALIAKSVKNEVFSLDLVSNDPNVIACNMANTPLDSSSVEVAVFCLSLMGTNYQSYLKESYRVLKPGGWLLIAEVKSRFDPNTGGADPEKFSNAISKLGFNSVKQCRTSQIKCLFCFTSQKRKSKFLSRRKLNGQCLNLVCTSVDEIIFFFLFGVFNVI, via the exons ATGGGTGagagcaagaaaagaaagagacacAGAAACAAACATGGTGGTAAGGAGGAGCAACCAactcttccttctccttctgCTAAGCGCACAAAGCTGAAGGAACCCTCTTCCTTTCTTGAAAAG ATGCGAGCGAGGTTGTCTGGTGGGCATTTCAGGATGATTAATGAAAAGCTCTACACTTGCAC AGGGAAGGAGGCACTAGATTATTTCAAGGAAGAACCTTCACTATTTGATGTG TATCATGCAGGATACAAAACACAAATGTCAAATTGGCCAGAACAGCCAGTTAATGTAATTATTAAGTGGCTGAAAAAACAGAGCCCTTCTTTTGCTGTTGCTGATTTTGGTTGTG GGGAAGCACTCATTGCTAAAAGTGTGAAGAATGAAGTCTTCTCTCTAGATCTTGTCTCCAATGATCCGAATGTAATTGCTTGCAACATGGCAAAT ACTCCCCTTGACTCCTCATCCGTTGAGGTCGCCGTCTTCTGTCTTTCATTGATGGGAACCAACTACCAAAGTTACCTCAAAGAATCGTACAGAGTGCTCAAGCCAGg TGGCTGGCTTTTGATAGCAGAAGTAAAGAGCAGGTTTGATCCAAATACCGGAGGAGCAGACCctgaaaagttttcaaatgctaTTTCCAAGCTAGGTTTCAACTCTGTGAAACAG TGCAGGACTTctcaaataaaatgtttattttgttttacttcACAAAAAAG GAAAAGCAAATTTCTAAGCAGAAGGAAATTGAATGGCCAATGCTTAAACCTTGTTTGTACAAGCGTCGAtgagattatattttttttcctttttggtgTATTCAATGTCATTTGA